From Salvia hispanica cultivar TCC Black 2014 unplaced genomic scaffold, UniMelb_Shisp_WGS_1.0 HiC_scaffold_528, whole genome shotgun sequence, the proteins below share one genomic window:
- the LOC125199514 gene encoding acetolactate synthase 1, chloroplastic-like, with the protein MAAAASTSASPAITNNTSLLTKPKLIARFTLPSPHPSAPSPLRRRHLQISNVLFSPKTNTQPQDPPFPSRFAPDEPRKGSDVLVEALEREGVTDVFAYPGGASMEIHQALTRSDIIRNVLPRHEQGGVFAAEGYARASGVPGVCIATSGPGATNLVSGLADALLDSVPMVAITGQVPRRMIGTDAFQETPIVEVTRSITKHNYLVLDVDDIPRIVKEAFFIARSGRPGPVLIDVPKDIQQQMVVPNWNQPMRLSGYLSRLPKPPCQMLLEQIVRLVSESKKPVLYVGGGCLNSSEELRKFVELTGIPVASTLMGLGSYPGSDEDFALQMLGMHGTVYANYSVDKSDLLLAFGVRFDDRVTGKLEAFASRAKIVHIDIDSAEIGKNKQPHVSICADIKLALEGLNSILEDKVHGGGVSLDFSAWRDELKEQRIKYPLSFKTFGDAIPPQYAIQMLDELTGGNAIISTGVGQHQMWAAQFYKYNRPRQWLTSAGLGAMGFGLPAAIGAAVARPDAVVVDIDGDGSFMMNVQELATIRVENLPIKIMLLNNQHLGMVVQWEDRFYKANRAHTYLGNPSDESQIFPNMLKFAEACDIPAARVTRKEDLRAALQKMLDTPGPYLLDVIVPHQEHVLPMIPSGGAFKDVITEGDGRTKY; encoded by the coding sequence ATGGCGGCCGCCGCTTCCACCTCCGCCTCCCCAGCAATCACCAACAACACCTCTCTCCTAACCAAACCAAAGCTCATCGCACGATTCACTCTTCCATCCCCCCATCCCTCCGCCCCCTcccccctccgccgccgccaccttCAAATCTCAAACGTCCTATTTTCCCCCAAAACCAACACCCAACCTCAGGATCCCCCCTTCCCCTCCCGATTCGCCCCCGACGAGCCGCGCAAGGGCAGCGACGTCCTCGTCGAGGCCCTGGAGCGCGAGGGCGTCACCGACGTCTTCGCCTATCCCGGCGGCGCCTCCATGGAGATCCACCAGGCCCTCACGCGCTCTGACATCATCCGCAACGTCCTCCCCCGCCACGAGCAGGGCGGCGTCTTCGCCGCAGAGGGCTACGCCCGCGCCTCCGGCGTCCCCGGCGTCTGCATCGCCACCTCCGGCCCCGGCGCCACCAATCTCGTCTCTGGCCTCGCCGACGCCCTCCTCGACAGCGTCCCGATGGTCGCCATCACCGGCCAAGTCCCCCGCCGCATGATTGGCACCGATGCTTTCCAGGAAACCCCAATTGTGGAGGTAACTAGGTCAATTACGAAGCACAATTATCTCGTATTGGATGTTGATGATATTCCTAGAATTGTGAAAGAGGCCTTCTTTATAGCCCGATCCGGTAGGCCCGGCCCTGTTCTGATTGATGTTCCTAAAGATATTCAGCAGCAGATGGTTGTTCCGAATTGGAATCAGCCTATGCGATTGAGTGGTTATTTGTCTAGATTGCCTAAACCCCCTTGCCAGATGTTGTTGGAACAAATTGTTAGGTTAGTATCCGAATCGAAGAAGCCGGTGCTTTATGTAGGAGGGGGTTGTTTGAATTCGAGTGAGGAGCTGAGGAAATTCGTCGAGCTTACTGGAATTCCGGTTGCGAGCACCTTGATGGGGCTCGGTTCGTATCCTGGTTCGGATGAGGATTTCGCCTTGCAAATGCTGGGGATGCACGGCACTGTGTACGCTAATTATTCAGTGGACAAGAGTGATTTGTTGCTTGCGTTTGGGGTTAGGTTTGACGACCGTGTGACTGGTAAGCTCGAGGCGTTTGCTAGTCGGGCTAAGATTGTTCACATTGATATTGACTCGGCTGAGATTGGGAAGAATAAGCAGCCTCATGTGTCGATCTGTGCTGATATCAAGCTGGCTCTTGAGGGGTTGAATTCGATACTTGAGGATAAAGTGCACGGTGGTGGTGTTAGCCTCGACTTTTCAGCGTGGAGGGATGAGTTGAAGGAGCAAAGGATCAAATACCCCTTGAGTTTTAAGACGTTTGGAGATGCAATCCCCCCTCAATACGCAATTCAGATGCTCGACGAGTTGACAGGGGGAAATGCTATCATTAGCACGGGCGTGGGGCAGCACCAAATGTGGGCTGCGCAGTTCTACAAGTACAATAGGCCGAGGCAGTGGCTGACCTCAGCTGGTCTTGGCGCGATGGGATTTGGTCTTCCTGCAGCCATTGGAGCTGCTGTTGCGAGGCCTGATGCTGTCGTGGTGGACATTGATGGCGATGGGAGTTTCATGATGAATGTCCAAGAGCTGGCCACGATAAGAGTGGAGAACCTTCCGATCAAGATAATGCTGTTGAATAACCAGCACCTGGGCATGGTGGTGCAATGGGAGGACCGTTTCTATAAGGCCAACCGCGCCCACACTTATCTGGGAAACCCTTCGGATGAGTCGCAGATATTCCCCAACATGCTCAAGTTCGCAGAGGCCTGCGACATACCAGCAGCCCGGGTGACTAGGAAGGAAGATCTGAGGGCAGCATTGCAGAAGATGCTGGACACCCCCGGCCCGTACTTGTTGGATGTGATTGTCCCGCATCAAGAGCACGTGCTGCCTATGATTCCGAGTGGCGGTGCTTTTAAAGATGTGATCACTGAAGGCGACGGAAGAACTAAATATTGA